The sequence GTCATTGCCGCCCACCATATTGGTGCGCAAAAACCACAGCTCGGCCCCGTGGCGCAAAAACACCCGAGCTACGGCGTCGTGGGCCCAGCGGGGCATCATGGTTTGCCAGCTCAGCACCCCGGCAAATAGCCCGTTATTGCTAGTAAAGGCCCCTCGGGGCACCACCCCGGCCAGGGACTCGGCATTGTTTTGCCAGTCAGCGCGAATGACGCCGTAGGGCACCAGCAGCTGTTCCAGGTCATTAGCTAAGGCCACAAACTGGAGGGCACGCTGGGCCTCAGGACTTTTGATATTGTCGATCACCCACCGCACCACCTCGGGGTGCTCCTCAATGCGCCGCCGCACCTGCTGCATCGCGATGAACAGCGCCTGGTTTGAGTCCTGCACGCAGGAGGTAGCCGGGGTTACCCCCGCTACCCCGGTGCCGTCGCCCGTGCGGTATCGGGCCGCAATCACTTGGGTTTGGATCAGCAGTTCCTCAAACAGCGAAATCCGGGTTTCGCCCAGCTGTAGTGGTGTAGTCAATGAGTCGAGCTTCACGACCACGTCCGAGATTGGGCGAATGCCCAGCCAGCCCCGCTGCATATCCCCGGTGTAGCTGCCCCAGTCGTGGGTGCCCGACAGCACCGCCGGAGAGCTGTGGGCATAGATCTGCTGGTACTGAATCTCGAACTGGAGCTCGTCGGCGATCGGTTCGCGCACCACTCGGGCCAGGCCGTAGGCAAAGTGCCCTGTCACCGTCCCCAACGGAATGAACTCACTGTTTTCGCCGCCAATGCCGCCAAAGAGATGAATGACTAGAGCGTAGTCGCCCTCCTGCCACTGGGCGCGGGCGGCCTCAGGGCTGCCACCGTTGGGGCTGACCAACACCCGCTGAAGGGTGCCCTGGCGCTGGGGGGTATGACGCCAATTCTGGCGATCGATATATTTCAGTCCTGGTGTGCGGCCTATCACCACCTGGTCGGGCACCAGCTGGAGCAAAGCGCGGGGTTTGAGTGCCTGTACCGTAAACATCCCCTCGGCATCGCGGCTGCCGTAGATGTACCACCCCGCCCGCCCGGCTGGAGAATGCTCTAAATCTCGCAGGTTAGAAAAAAAGCGATCGCCATTGACCGCAGGCTGCTGGGGAATGCGCACGGTGCCAATCGGACCAGTAAAGTCTTGGGCCGCCCTGTCGTAAAACTGCACCTGAAAAAACTCTGGGGGGCAGGGGGCTGGCCCAGGGCAAACCGTTGGCCGAGGCGCACTGACCGTGGTATCGGGGCCAATGATCTTCACCAGACCATACTCGCGCCCGGTGATTTGCACCGGTTCTAGCCGAGTGTGCACCACGGGCTGGCCCGCTTGCACCGTCAGTTCGGCATCCACCAGCCGCACTATGACATCGTCGCGAGGGCGTGCCCCCGCCAGCGATTGTAGTGGCCCCACCTGCTGCCGCCCATTCAGCCGCTCTGGCACCACGTTGCCTCTAGCTAAAAACTGCTCGGCCTGGGCACTGAAGGCGATGTCGGTGGTGACTGTCTCTACGTAGGCCTGGGCGATCGCCGTGGGTTGCCAGGTCAGCTTTACCCGCTGCCCCACCAGGGCCGGATCGCCATGCCACACCTCGAACCAGGCCCAATCACCGGGGTCGGCAGCATAGTCGGCGACGCTGGGTAAAATCAGTCGCCCCATCCACTGGCCGTTGGGCCGTAGGGTTGGGGCAGTGGGCAGGGGCTGCACCGGGTAGGTCTCGACCCGGTTAAAGGGCTGGGCCTGAGCCAGCTCATAGTTAGAGACGTTGGCGATCGCCGCCCCACTGCCGATCAACACCAGCAGCAGCGCCATTAGTCCTAGCGCTATCCCCCGCCAGCGGTGCTTAGAACGACCGTGCTTTGGGCGAGGGATGGTAAACGGCATGGCTCAACACTCCCGACAGGCGATCTGTAACATGCTGGCAATTATCTGACCCAGTCGGTTCAGACTTTAGCACCACGTTATAAAGAAGCCATAGGGGAAATGTGTTGGCTGTAACTAATGGTTAGAATGCTCCAGCATTTCTAGCCCTAGGCCGCCTGCCAGATATCGCGAACTTTGCCTTCTGGGAGCCAATGAGCCACCGCTTGAATGCGCTCCTGAGACAGCTCGTCTTTAGTCGCTGAAAACACTGCTGAGACCACTATTTCTGCATTGACTGTTTTGGGCACCCCGGCCTCATTGTCAATGCGGGTTAAGAACAGCTTCGAGTCAATTCCTAAGGGGGCTGGCCCTTTTAAGGGCGGACGAATCCGGCTCAGCAGGCCCACTAGAGGATTTCGATCCTTCCATAGATCGGCCACTTCCATTTGCAGGGCTTTCTCGTCGGTCGGCAAGACAGCATCGTGCAGTTCTGCCTGTACTCGGTCAGCTTCGGCGGTGGTCATAACGTCGCGCATAACGCGAAACACCACTTCGGTAATGTCTCGAGCATCGTAGATATCGGGCAGACTGCCTTTAATTTTCACCTTTTCTAAAAATGGTGTGTGCTCCGTTAGCACTGGCACCTTCGGCCCCTCTTCAAGCGCCTGGGGTGGATCGTTTTCCATATCAGCCAGCATGTGCTGGCCTTTTGGGGTCAGGGTGGCGCGCTTAAAGTCAATCAGGTGCGGTAGGGGGCCATCTTTGGCTCCATAGGTGTTGGCAATGCGAAAGCCGACTTCATCAGAATTCACGACGTCGGGCACATCTTCCTGATTGCCATAGGCGTTGCCGCTAAACTCGGCGACAATATACTGACGTTGGTTTAAGTAATCCAAGTGGCCGAGCAGGTCGGCCTTGGTCAACCCCAAGCCGGTGAAATCGGTAGGCGAAAATTCGGTTTCGCTCTTGGTGTCGTTTTGGGAATCGTTTTGGCTAGACTCATTAATCTTTTGCAAGATAATGAATACCACATCATCTCGAATAGAAATTGGCATAAAGCCTCCTAATTAAACTGTAGAAATCGATTTTCGGTGGCCCCGTCCGGGCAACTATTCTTCGACGTACATGGGGGGCTCAACGGCAAAGTTATCGATTTTGCCCGCTTCATCGATGACAAACCCATGGGATGTCGGCAGCGTGCCTTCTTCTTGCTCGGCATAAGCTGCGATCTGCTGCCGATTTTTCTCTACATCGACGTTCGACGGAATGACTTCATCGTCAGGATTGACGTCGGTAGATTGAGCCGTTTGTACGGCCCACTGATTGCCCGAGGCCCCCCGGCCCGGTTCGGCCTCTTGAGGATTGCCAATGGGATGAGGGCGCTTAGTTTTGTCAGTCATAGGTCAGGGTGATCCATAATTACGGCTGTGGCGGGGCCAAGGTGGGCGCTAACGAGCTAGCCTAGGCCAGCGATCGCACCCGCTTAACATCTGCACAGTCTTCAGACAAGCTAACGCGGCTCCCCTGGAGCACGGCCCTGTCATTAGTAGAAGGTTTTGCCCCGTTGGCTTCACCCTTTAGCCAGATGGTGCGACGTTGGCGATCGCACCATCCGCCGGAGGACCTAAATCCCCCTTTTTTCAGAGCAACCTTGCAGCGGACTCAGACCCCCCTTATCACGGGGGCAGCGGGGATTCCCCAGCCTAGGCCCACCGTTACCAATTACCGAGGCCAGATATAGCCCAGATCATCAATTTCTAAAGGCGTATCGGGAAAGTCGCGCTGGGTAAACTGACGCACGAGAGTAACGCCGCCAAAGTGGTCGTCGAGGTAGGGCACGCCGTTGCGATCGAGGGCGACGGGGATAATGCGCCCGCTGACGAAGTTGCCCTGGGCATCGAGGTCGGTCTGTAAGATCAGCGAGGTACCCAGGGGGCCAACGGTGGAGAGGCTGCGGTAGCCGACAAAATTGCCCAGGGAGTAGGCGATCAGCTTGCCGTTGTAGAGTTCGAGAGCGCGGGGTACGTGGGGGCCGTGGCCCAGCACCAGATCGGCCCCGTGGTCGATCACGGTGCGAGAAAACTGCACGACATTGCCGCGATTTTCGGAAAAGAAAAATTCGGTCTGGTCGCGGGTGACGGTGGCGTCAGTGCCTTCTTTGCCCGCGTGGAAGGAGACGACGACAATATCGGCCTGGGCCTGGGCGGTTTGCACCAGGGCGATCGCCTGCTCCAAATCCTGTACCCGATTGTGCTCTGAGTAGGTGCTAAAGCCAATAAAGGCCACCGTTTGCCCCTGGGCCTCGACGTATAGAATTTCGTCTTTGCGGCCCACGGCCCGCATGCCCGCCGCTTCGATGTGGGCAATGGTGTCGTTAAACCCCTGCTCAAAAAAGTCGAAGGAGTGGTTATTGGCAACGCTGAGCACGTCAAACCCGGCCTCTTTGAGCACGCTGGCGTACCAGGGCGGGGTGCGAAAGGCGAAGGTATTGCCTCGGCTCGTATCTTTGGCGCTGTGGGGCACCTCGGTTAGGGTGCTCTCAAAGTTGCCAAAGGTGATGTCGGCATCCCCCAGGTGGTATTGGATGCTGCTAAACAAATACTGCCAGTCTTGGGGTAGCCGATAGCCCCGATAGTCGGTACCGGGGATAATATCGCCTACGGCTTTGATGGTGAGGGTAACAGGAACGGCTAGCTCGGGCGCAGCCAGGGCGGCGGTGCGCTCTGCGGCCAGCATGGGCTCTAGGGCAATGGCCGCCGCAGGGCGAGGGTCGCCAGCCGAGGCTGACTGAGCGGCGGGGTTGGCGGTTGACTGCTGGCTAACGCGCCACTGGGTGACTGCGGCGGTCAACCCAAACCCCAGAGCGACAGCGGCTGACAGGGCTATCCAGCGCCAGCGGCCCTGCGATCGCCTGCGATCGCGGGTCGGTTTTGGTTTACTGGGTCTGGCCACCGTTAGCTCTGCCGCTGCCCTAGTGCTTGGCCCAACAGGGGAAACTAAAGCCTCAGTTGTAGGGGGGAGTACAGGCGGGGCAGCGGGGGCCGGGGGGGCCAAAGGCTCTAGGCTAAAGTCGTGCTGCCAGCGGTTGAGCAGGCGCTTTTCGGTGCCGTCGAGCACCTTGAGGTGGGTCAGGCTGCCCAGTCCTAGAGCCGCGACCACCCCATGAATGCGGTGCAGATCGCGCTCTAGCTGAGGCAACTGGGACGCAGTGAGAAAGACGTAGAGGGTGCGATCGCGCCGCGATACCTCTACTTTTACGGGGGGCTTTACTGGAGGATCATTGAGGATTGCCGTGAGTAGAGCGGCGATCGCGCCCACATCTCCCGTTTGAGCTTGCGACCAGCTCGACTGTTGGGTTAAGTCAGTCATCGTTGCCCCTCAAAAGCCATCCTGCGCGCTGCTACGCCAAATCATAGCGCCAGGGTCAGCTAGTAGCTCAAAAAAGCGTCACAGCGGTAGTTACTGCCAAAAAATACCCCGTCAGCACAGGCTAACGGGGCAGATGTGGGTTTACGGAAAACGCTAGGACAGATCAACTATGGACAGACAAAACTCGCTATCTCAAGTCAGGACTCTCGACCTCAGCCGATTAAGACCGGGGTGACTGAAGGTCGCGGTAGCGGCCCTTGCGGCGCGATCGCCCCGACGAGGCCGTCTTGGCTCCGCGTCGCCCCACCGGCAGACCAACCCCGGCCAAGCCCAATAGTCCCAGGGTCGCCTTGGCCCCCGGTCGGTGAGACATTGCCTGGGGCTGAGTCTCGGCGGGTTGGTTAGGCTGCATGGTCTGGCGATACTCGGCCCCTGCGATCGATAGCAGCCCCGCCACGATAAAGGCACTCAGGTGACTCAGCGACTGATCGACGGCGGGCATCTCGTGGTGGGTGGCAAAGGTTCTGACCAAAAACCAAATAAATAACCCAACGCAGATCAGCAGGGCAATGGTGTTGATAGCGGGGTTGTTGGCAAAGGTATAAATTGCCCCGCCAGTGGGGCCATCAATGGCCCCCTCAAACTCTTCAAAAGTAGAAAACGGGCTAGACATAGCACTTGCTCCTCAATTTTCTAGCATGGGGGCTAGGGTTTCAGTAGGGGTTCAGACAGATTAGCTACTTAGATACCACCGAAGGCATCGGCATCACCACGCGATCGGCATGGCCATTTTGTTCCGATAAAATCGAATATTCTGGGTAGCCCTCAATGCCAAAGTCAGCCAAATCTAGACCAGCAATTTCTTCAGCTTCAGACACCCGCAGTAGGCCAAACTTCTTCAGTAAAAAGCTCACCCCATAGCCAGGGATAAAGCCCAAAAGCACCGCAGAAATCACCGCGCCCACCAGTTGCCCCCAAAAGTTAATCGAGGGAATGCCATCGGGCTGCGGGTAGCCCGCCGCAAAAATGCCCACCATCAGCGAGCCAAACATGCCGCAGTAGCCGTGTACCGCAAAGGCACCTACCGCGTCGTCAATGCCAGCTTTTTCGACGGCATTGCCCACAAAAGGCATGGTGTAAGCGCCCACAAAGGCCAGAATAATGACGATCGCCGGGCTGTAGATATCCATCGCTGCCGCCGCCGAAATAATTCCCGCCAGACCCCCAGAAATGGTGTAGAACGGGTCAGCTTTCGAGCCCATGTATGCCCCCACCAGACCAGCAGAGAGTGCCAGCGTGGTGTTGACCCCAATCGAGGCCAGAGTCATCGGCGTGCCGTAGATGGTAATCGCCCCAGTTTGGCCAGGGGTAAAGATCACGCAGGCGGCCAAAAAGGCATAGAAACCGACAAAAATCAGCATCAGCCCCACCATCGTTAGGGGCAAATTGTGGGGCATAATCACCCGTGGCTTGCCCTGGGCATCAAATTTGCCAATGCGGGGGCCGAGGTTAATCAGCACACCCAGGGCAAAGAACCCCGCCACCGCGTGGAGTAGGGCAGAGCAGCCAAAGTCGTGGTAGCCCATCTGGGTAAAAAACCAGCCGTAGGGGTTCCAGCCCCAGGCAGCGGCTACTACCCAGGTAAACGAGCCCAAAACAATTGCCAGAATGCCATAGGCCCCAACTCTGATGCGCTCAATGACTGCCCCCGAGAGAATGGAGGCGGTGGTCATGGCAAACAGGGCGAAGGCAAACCAAAACACGCCAGTCAGGTTATCGGCAATGTTTGGCCCCAGGGCAGGCGACCAGGGGTAGGAAGCTTCGACCAGCGCCAGCACCTCGCCCACAGTGCCGTCAGCGGTGGCGCTGGTCCACGGCCCCACAATGCCGCCCTGCAGGGGAAATAGCGGAAAGGCGTTGTACACCCACCAGCCAAAGAAAAAGAAGGTTAGGCCGACCAAAGACAGGGTCATCAGGTTTTTGACCATGGTGGCCAGCACATTCTTAGAACGAGCTGCACCACCCTCGTAGGCTAAAAAGCCTACGTGAATCAGCAACATGAGCACCGAGGCCCAATAGTAGTAAGACTCTGCTACAAAAGTTGCTAAAAACTCTTGCGATTCAGGAGACATAGATAACTCCTAACTGTCAGTTAAGTTGTACAGAGAACCTGAAAAACGAAACGACCAACCTGCAACGTTTGCAAGCGGCTAAAAACCAAGCTAAATACGCCGAAAAGGTCAACCCGTTCGAGCAGACAGACTAGGTCTAGGTAAAAATATTTCGGCTGGTATAAACACAAGGCCCAAAACCCCAGGCTGAGCCCAAGATTAATCATCAAGCTATCTGAGTTTTCTCGGCTAACTTGTTATGTCAAGAGTGTGCAATGCAATTTGGGGATAGGCTGTAGTCAGCGATACTGAACTACCATTGAAGGGTTGAATAACGTCCCATAAGCTCTTAAGTTGTGGCCGAGCCAGGTGCAGTTCTAACCCTTACTGACCCGCAATGGGATGTGCCACATCTACACAGAAACTGCGCCACCTGACGTCATCGACCATGCCGCTGTGGAGGTTGACTAAGCTGCCGTAGGCTCCCTGCCCCGTACCACTGTCTCCAAATGGCGTGAAACTGTGGACTGCAACAGCGCTAAGGCTTTGGCTGCCCGATGTCTTGCACTACATCCGTTGATTGAACTTGGCCTTGGGTTGCGCTCCGTTTGACTCAACCTACCTCTAACATTGTGTCAGTCAATCATTCCAACGACCCAGCTAGAAGTCTTACAAAGGTACGTCAGCTCTACGGCTTGCCTTCACTCTGCACCTTGCCAAGCACAATGGAACCGAATTTTTACGGATCTATCTCTACCACAAGAACCGTAACTACCCGGATGTTGCAGGAGTACCAGCTATCTAGGATAGGTAATATCAGTAGGTCTCCTCCCTCCAGTTTCTTCCTAAGCATCTCCATCTAACTCCTAGCCAGCTTGACTCAGCACTGCTTACTAATAAGTTGATTCAGCATGGCTAACACTCAGGGCTCTACCACCATCTCATCTAAAATACAAGCAAAGGACTGCATCGAGACCAAGCAGCCTGAGCGTTTGTTCGGTTAATGGGTAGACTCTCAAGTTTCACAAAATGAATTCAAAAATACTTCTTCAGGGAATTACTCTAACAATTTCATCCCTACTTTTAGCGCCCCTATCTGCGCAGGCGCTAACGATCTCAGGCACCTTCACCGATGCCAATGCTTGGCAAGACGCTCTAACGGGTAGCGGCCAAGATTTCACCTTGGAAAACCGTAGCTTAGCGGGGCTAGACTGTTCTCCCTATACCAACGGCAGCAATTACTCAACCCTGAGCAATTTCTGCAATACCGGTATCACTAGCCAGTTGAAAGTTAACGATGTGCTTTCAGATCCAGAAGCAACTTTGACGACAACTAACCTGACTAGCCATGGCATCGATGGCAGCGGTTATAGCGTTAGCTATGGCACTACCGGAAAACAAACTATTTCGGTGGTTTGGTCATTTCCAGAAGCTGTTCAGGGTTTGTTTTTAGATTTCACCTCCAGTGCGTTTACCAAAGATACTCAAATTGTTGTTACGGGCATTGATGGAATCTCTCAAGTTGTAGCCGTTCCAAACCGATCTGCGACCTGGGGCTTTATTGCTGACACAGCCATCAGCACTATCGAGTTTATCGCCACCCGCAGTGGGGATGAGAACTTTAGTGTCGCTTCTCTAACTATGGCTACAACTGGCAATGGCACCACTACTGTACCTTCTCCCCTTTTAATTCCAGGCTTAGTAGGATTTGGTGTGGCTGTTTTTCGTAAACAAAAATCGGTGTCTTAGCCTGGTAGCAGTCGCCAGTCTTATTGGGCCAAGATGGCGACCCCATAATCTTTTGACAACTTGCTATAGGCCAGATATCATCATGCGCCAATTTAACGATATTGCAGACCAAGATAGCTCCATAATTCATTCTTTGACACTGATTGCCAGCTTGATTTGCATCGTTGGCTTTAGTCTAGACATGCTGTCTATTAGTTTAGGATTAGCTTTAGATTCGATTGAGTGGCGGATGGGATTTGTCCAGCAACTGGGAGAGCGCTGCATTATACTGCTCTTTGGAGCCGCCCTACTATGTCACAGTTTGCAAACAACGCCTGCGCGACTTAAACAAATTGGTTGGCTTTGTTGCGTACTGGGTTTGTGGATTAGCTTAAGCAGTCTTTTTTATCTACAAGATAGCTTCCGATTTAAAAGCTTAGCCCTTGAAAACCTGGTAAATCAACAGCAAAATCTCACGCAAGAAATTCAACAGTTTTCGCCCCAGCCTACGGAAGCGTTAGGGGCAATCATGGATCCAGTTCGAAAAGAGCAGGCTGTCAAACTTTTGGAGGAAAGAACCCAAGAGCTATCGGCGATCGCAAAAATTCGAATTCGAAAAACAGTTGCCAGGACCTTTTTTAGCCTTTTGCTGACTGGTATGGGTTTAGGTGCTTTGGGGCAAGTATCTGCCCGGTCAGTGCGATCGCTTGGGATGGCAAAATACTCCGGAAAAGCGCTTCAGTTGGTTGAAAAATGAACTGGAAAAGTAATCGTTTTTCTTATGCTTAAGGTGGAGTTTAATGGCTAACACGCAGATGCCTTGGCAAGCCCAAGGAGTAGTGACGACTCAGAAATTGGCATTTATCGTCAGTGGTATTTGCTTAATCGGATTCGTCATTGATATTTTGGTGATTGGATTGCCGCCAAATCCGCTGTCGCCTCAGTGGCGGCTCAATTTTTTGCAACAGGTTTCAGAACGAAGCCTGCTGCTCTTTGTTGGCAGCGCTTTACTGGTCTATAGCAAGTTAAATAGCCGCTTGCAACAGTTAAAGGTAATGGCGATAGGTTGTGTGTTAGCAGGGCTTTTACTGGGGTTGTCTAGCCTGCTAGTCATTAAAGATACCCTGACGTTGCAGCACCAGGCTATAGCTAATCTTGATACCCAAGCATCTGAACTACGGGCTCGTATTACCCAGGGCCGAGAAGATCCTGCCTTAAACCAACAGCTTGATGATGATGCCTTTACCAACGCCATTCGTAGTGTTGATAATCAAGCCACAATCTTGAAGCAAGATGCCCAGATTGGTTCAATGAAAACACTGATCTCATCGTCTGGGAATCTTTTGCTAGTCGGTGGAGGCTTAATTGGCGTCGGCCGGCTAGGTCTTTTGAAAAGCCTTGGCAGAAGACGATTGCGACGGGCTTAGCCAGGTTGAATTAAATGATAAAGTCCTGTTTTAAGTTTTATGCAGCATATCCCAAAACGCCCCATACTGTGATTGTTTCCTTGGGCTTGTTTGTGGGCCTGTGCTATTTGCCCAGTTGGATACGTTTTCTAGTCCTTCAAATTTACCAGTATGGTTCTGGTAGCTTTACTCTGGCGGTTTGCCTGGCAGCGATTGGAATTATCAAGCTTTGGCAAAATCGGTACTCCCTGGCAGTGGTCGATTCTTTAGAGGCCGATCGCTGGCTGGGGCATTGTTTGATTGTTGTTGGTATACTAAGTTTTCCCTTTTGTCGATTTTCGCTTTGGTCACAAGCATT is a genomic window of Nodosilinea sp. E11 containing:
- a CDS encoding type II CAAX prenyl endopeptidase Rce1 family protein, encoding MPFTIPRPKHGRSKHRWRGIALGLMALLLVLIGSGAAIANVSNYELAQAQPFNRVETYPVQPLPTAPTLRPNGQWMGRLILPSVADYAADPGDWAWFEVWHGDPALVGQRVKLTWQPTAIAQAYVETVTTDIAFSAQAEQFLARGNVVPERLNGRQQVGPLQSLAGARPRDDVIVRLVDAELTVQAGQPVVHTRLEPVQITGREYGLVKIIGPDTTVSAPRPTVCPGPAPCPPEFFQVQFYDRAAQDFTGPIGTVRIPQQPAVNGDRFFSNLRDLEHSPAGRAGWYIYGSRDAEGMFTVQALKPRALLQLVPDQVVIGRTPGLKYIDRQNWRHTPQRQGTLQRVLVSPNGGSPEAARAQWQEGDYALVIHLFGGIGGENSEFIPLGTVTGHFAYGLARVVREPIADELQFEIQYQQIYAHSSPAVLSGTHDWGSYTGDMQRGWLGIRPISDVVVKLDSLTTPLQLGETRISLFEELLIQTQVIAARYRTGDGTGVAGVTPATSCVQDSNQALFIAMQQVRRRIEEHPEVVRWVIDNIKSPEAQRALQFVALANDLEQLLVPYGVIRADWQNNAESLAGVVPRGAFTSNNGLFAGVLSWQTMMPRWAHDAVARVFLRHGAELWFLRTNMVGGNDPRIEPVPPTTLMGGIPLVGRAVQRFADAFSTPFRLTTPLLVLLALGLYGAIAIPYGLKTGFLTRQLALVPPLPLALSALRVFVIPALLEEIGFRVMVLPHPSEGVAGGRWLLWAIVSLVLFLLYHLLLGKTTYTAAWPTLSDRRFLTLAGWLGLTLTAVYWLTGSLWPIVLIHWAVVMIWIYTLGGQERLPRKNRLIAIANQVGTRPSLRRRQKPTSP
- a CDS encoding DUF2267 domain-containing protein; the protein is MPISIRDDVVFIILQKINESSQNDSQNDTKSETEFSPTDFTGLGLTKADLLGHLDYLNQRQYIVAEFSGNAYGNQEDVPDVVNSDEVGFRIANTYGAKDGPLPHLIDFKRATLTPKGQHMLADMENDPPQALEEGPKVPVLTEHTPFLEKVKIKGSLPDIYDARDITEVVFRVMRDVMTTAEADRVQAELHDAVLPTDEKALQMEVADLWKDRNPLVGLLSRIRPPLKGPAPLGIDSKLFLTRIDNEAGVPKTVNAEIVVSAVFSATKDELSQERIQAVAHWLPEGKVRDIWQAA
- a CDS encoding CapA family protein; amino-acid sequence: MTDLTQQSSWSQAQTGDVGAIAALLTAILNDPPVKPPVKVEVSRRDRTLYVFLTASQLPQLERDLHRIHGVVAALGLGSLTHLKVLDGTEKRLLNRWQHDFSLEPLAPPAPAAPPVLPPTTEALVSPVGPSTRAAAELTVARPSKPKPTRDRRRSQGRWRWIALSAAVALGFGLTAAVTQWRVSQQSTANPAAQSASAGDPRPAAAIALEPMLAAERTAALAAPELAVPVTLTIKAVGDIIPGTDYRGYRLPQDWQYLFSSIQYHLGDADITFGNFESTLTEVPHSAKDTSRGNTFAFRTPPWYASVLKEAGFDVLSVANNHSFDFFEQGFNDTIAHIEAAGMRAVGRKDEILYVEAQGQTVAFIGFSTYSEHNRVQDLEQAIALVQTAQAQADIVVVSFHAGKEGTDATVTRDQTEFFFSENRGNVVQFSRTVIDHGADLVLGHGPHVPRALELYNGKLIAYSLGNFVGYRSLSTVGPLGTSLILQTDLDAQGNFVSGRIIPVALDRNGVPYLDDHFGGVTLVRQFTQRDFPDTPLEIDDLGYIWPR
- a CDS encoding ammonium transporter, translating into MSPESQEFLATFVAESYYYWASVLMLLIHVGFLAYEGGAARSKNVLATMVKNLMTLSLVGLTFFFFGWWVYNAFPLFPLQGGIVGPWTSATADGTVGEVLALVEASYPWSPALGPNIADNLTGVFWFAFALFAMTTASILSGAVIERIRVGAYGILAIVLGSFTWVVAAAWGWNPYGWFFTQMGYHDFGCSALLHAVAGFFALGVLINLGPRIGKFDAQGKPRVIMPHNLPLTMVGLMLIFVGFYAFLAACVIFTPGQTGAITIYGTPMTLASIGVNTTLALSAGLVGAYMGSKADPFYTISGGLAGIISAAAAMDIYSPAIVIILAFVGAYTMPFVGNAVEKAGIDDAVGAFAVHGYCGMFGSLMVGIFAAGYPQPDGIPSINFWGQLVGAVISAVLLGFIPGYGVSFLLKKFGLLRVSEAEEIAGLDLADFGIEGYPEYSILSEQNGHADRVVMPMPSVVSK